A genomic region of Methanobacterium sp. SMA-27 contains the following coding sequences:
- a CDS encoding glycosyl transferase family 2, translating into MDELEYTKFPLDELFSLEVNNNNVKYEFIIRFSSINKNLICFGSGAYEPEKISPPIYRRHSWESKFEESVIYYNDPTLYIDPELYIGWGIGKIDDWYLLVIADIIQILARKNNITPENMLFFGSSGGGFTAIMLSTFIKNSSVIVNNPQIFLTNYAKRHLNQMINSCFDNLDLETVLEQYGHRIDIVKCFEHQQYMPNLTYIVNSDSKNDILNHFIPFIESLVLFKYFNERVKILLYKNEKGHDGQLDPNETIKLIKNHFIEKNDISNKKQLNIAEKDPKHINKQLQNNTNKKPNKITYMLQRFSHEFLKRK; encoded by the coding sequence ATGGATGAACTAGAATATACTAAATTCCCTTTGGATGAGTTATTTTCTCTAGAAGTTAATAATAACAATGTTAAATATGAATTTATTATTAGATTTTCAAGCATCAATAAAAATTTAATTTGTTTTGGTTCAGGTGCATATGAACCTGAGAAAATATCACCACCCATCTATAGAAGACATAGTTGGGAAAGTAAGTTTGAAGAGTCTGTAATTTACTATAACGATCCTACATTGTACATTGATCCAGAGTTATACATAGGATGGGGTATTGGAAAAATAGATGACTGGTATCTATTAGTTATAGCCGATATTATACAAATTTTAGCCCGGAAAAATAATATTACACCTGAAAATATGTTATTTTTTGGTAGTTCTGGTGGTGGGTTCACAGCCATTATGTTATCAACATTCATTAAGAATTCGTCGGTTATCGTAAATAACCCTCAGATATTTTTAACTAATTATGCAAAGAGACATCTTAACCAAATGATAAATTCTTGCTTTGATAATTTAGATTTAGAAACAGTTTTAGAACAATATGGACACAGGATTGACATTGTAAAATGTTTTGAGCACCAACAATATATGCCCAATCTCACATACATAGTAAATTCTGATTCTAAAAACGATATCTTAAATCATTTTATTCCTTTTATCGAAAGTTTAGTCTTATTTAAATACTTTAATGAGCGGGTAAAAATTTTATTATATAAAAATGAGAAAGGACATGATGGACAATTAGATCCAAATGAAACCATAAAACTAATTAAAAATCATTTTATTGAAAAAAATGATATCTCAAATAAAAAACAGTTAAATATTGCTGAAAAAGATCCAAAACATATCAATAAACAATTACAAAATAATACCAATAAAAAACCAAATAAAATTACATATATGTTACAGAGATTTTCTCATGAGTTTTTAAAAAGGAAATAA
- a CDS encoding ABC transporter ATP-binding protein — MKILEETIIEVKDVEMEFNLYRERTDNLKEYVIKYLKKELESQSFTALKDISFEVKRGDKLAIIGLNGAGKSTLLKIISGILKPTEGSCKVHGKIVPLLELGAGFDPSYTGRENIFLNGSLLGYKKEFLESKYDEIVEFSELEDFIDVPIKNYSSGMKARLGFAIATMVEPQILILDEVLSVGDAKFRAKSYERIESLLSKNVTVLFVSHSIQQVKRICNRAIWLEKGHIIKEGPAQEVCDLYTKTCSKK, encoded by the coding sequence GTGAAAATATTGGAAGAAACAATTATTGAAGTTAAAGATGTAGAAATGGAATTTAATTTGTATAGGGAAAGGACAGATAATCTTAAAGAATATGTAATTAAATATCTAAAAAAAGAGCTTGAATCTCAATCATTTACCGCTCTTAAGGACATTTCTTTTGAAGTGAAAAGAGGGGATAAATTAGCAATTATTGGGCTAAATGGTGCCGGCAAAAGTACTTTGTTAAAAATAATTTCAGGAATTCTTAAACCAACTGAAGGTTCTTGTAAAGTGCATGGAAAAATTGTGCCTTTGTTAGAACTTGGAGCAGGATTTGATCCAAGTTATACTGGTAGAGAAAATATTTTTCTCAATGGTTCATTATTAGGTTACAAAAAAGAGTTTTTAGAAAGTAAATATGATGAAATAGTTGAATTTTCAGAACTTGAAGATTTTATAGATGTCCCAATAAAAAATTATTCTTCAGGTATGAAAGCTCGATTGGGATTTGCTATAGCAACAATGGTAGAACCTCAAATCTTGATTTTAGATGAAGTTCTATCGGTTGGAGATGCTAAATTTAGAGCAAAAAGTTATGAACGTATAGAATCACTTCTTAGCAAAAACGTAACTGTTTTGTTTGTATCTCATTCAATACAACAGGTCAAAAGGATATGTAATAGAGCGATATGGCTAGAAAAAGGCCATATTATTAAAGAAGGCCCTGCACAGGAAGTATGTGATCTTTACACCAAAACATGCTCAAAAAAATAA